A part of Sandaracinaceae bacterium genomic DNA contains:
- a CDS encoding DUF2339 domain-containing protein encodes MNDAMELLVGLMVCVLPLAVVGGIIALVVRALGQGRDGGRLDALEMDVAQLRGENRTLLHRLSQLEAKLADSAQPARSPSAQQAEPTPALAEEEAVASTPIEEPAEEPTEEQAEEQAEEQEQAEASPAAAPIVLGVENPPAHIVAARSAGEAASLTPPAIQPAPATEPGPRVDAPPAATQPAPQPIPAPAPPAKIDWEQWIGVRGAAAFGASILVLAGVFFFEYSIEHGWITPAMRVIAGTLVGLGCLVAAELRLRKTHTVLANWLGGAGIAILYVAFWAGNALYHLYPVWAASIMLIAVTGACVTLAVKRDAPAIAALGLLGGFATPLALSTGSDRPYALFSYLLLLDGAMLWVAYKRRWAWMAILCLIATAFYQQGWLLARLDEPRVILGVALVAVFAALFAALPTQKEGESEQGERLLWKLARSAGVLIPLLFTMPLAVRGDLGDTYWPTAVQLVLLTAAACWVGRRHGSFFLPAGAALLSLGTLLGWGVAHVPETPLEVWKLAGLALAVGAVFHVNAELRRDAAPGWVPAATFHIGGLVVLALSAAWVDDAGPWPWLAIWGALSVFVARLAHRGERAKLQLASAVLGAVGLGSALAAQAGRDGQPDAALYLGLLAGAALLMQLGGLFRRAPEARAMGDHAAAAFALLGLAFVPALAWREVAGQHLFLYLATGALALLALLVAARRASGLWMIATLVVTALAHQSWLASQTGPVDLVGMGVFAALFALAPVFAPRALREQAWAWRTAALAGPLYLIGLRHAWLEVLGPSAIGLLALGLAALSIGAATAVRARGPEAKGARRVAMVWLTASAAGFVTLAIPLQLSNEWITVGWALEALALTALWRRFDHTGLKYLALGLGSAVMVRLLMNPYVLDYHPKSALPVLGWLTYTYLVPAVCLLGVWFLLRTEEVSRRRTWERSILGEKLPLLANYAATGALLLVFAWINLTIFEYFAPGSELVIPFDRLPARDLTLSIAWALYALVLLALGMWRQSTALRVTSLALILGTSGKVFLYDLAHLGDLYRVASLAGLAISLIVISLAYQRFVFRRQTPEEAR; translated from the coding sequence TTGAACGACGCGATGGAGCTGTTGGTCGGGTTGATGGTCTGCGTGCTGCCGCTCGCGGTGGTGGGCGGAATCATCGCCCTCGTGGTCCGCGCCCTGGGCCAGGGCCGCGACGGAGGGCGCCTCGACGCGCTCGAGATGGACGTCGCGCAGCTGCGTGGTGAAAACCGCACACTCCTGCATCGGCTGTCGCAGCTCGAGGCCAAGCTCGCCGACTCCGCGCAGCCGGCCAGGTCGCCGAGCGCGCAGCAGGCCGAGCCGACGCCCGCGCTCGCCGAGGAGGAGGCGGTCGCGTCGACGCCGATCGAGGAGCCGGCCGAAGAGCCGACGGAAGAACAGGCCGAGGAGCAGGCCGAGGAACAGGAGCAGGCCGAGGCGTCGCCCGCGGCGGCTCCGATCGTGCTCGGCGTCGAGAACCCGCCCGCGCACATCGTGGCCGCGCGCTCGGCGGGCGAAGCGGCGTCCCTCACGCCGCCCGCGATCCAGCCCGCGCCCGCAACCGAGCCGGGCCCTCGCGTCGACGCGCCCCCCGCCGCGACCCAGCCCGCGCCGCAGCCGATCCCTGCGCCGGCCCCGCCCGCGAAGATCGACTGGGAGCAGTGGATCGGCGTCCGCGGCGCCGCGGCCTTCGGCGCGTCCATCCTCGTGCTCGCCGGCGTCTTCTTCTTCGAGTACTCCATCGAGCACGGGTGGATCACGCCCGCGATGCGCGTCATCGCCGGCACGCTGGTCGGCCTCGGCTGCCTCGTCGCCGCGGAGCTCCGGCTCCGCAAGACGCACACCGTGCTCGCCAACTGGCTCGGGGGCGCGGGCATCGCGATCCTCTACGTCGCCTTCTGGGCCGGCAACGCGCTGTACCATCTCTATCCCGTCTGGGCCGCGTCGATCATGCTGATCGCGGTCACCGGCGCCTGCGTGACGCTCGCGGTCAAGCGCGACGCGCCCGCCATCGCCGCGCTCGGCCTCCTCGGCGGCTTCGCCACCCCGCTCGCGCTCAGCACCGGGAGCGACCGACCCTACGCGCTCTTCAGCTACCTGCTCCTGCTCGACGGCGCGATGCTCTGGGTGGCCTACAAGCGGCGCTGGGCGTGGATGGCCATCCTCTGCCTGATCGCGACCGCCTTCTATCAGCAGGGCTGGCTGCTCGCGCGCCTCGACGAGCCGCGCGTGATCCTCGGCGTCGCCCTGGTCGCCGTCTTCGCCGCCCTCTTCGCCGCGCTGCCCACCCAGAAGGAGGGCGAGAGCGAGCAGGGTGAGCGGCTGCTCTGGAAGCTCGCCCGGAGCGCGGGCGTGCTCATCCCGCTGCTCTTCACCATGCCGCTGGCCGTCCGCGGCGACCTCGGCGACACCTACTGGCCGACCGCGGTGCAGCTCGTGTTGCTCACCGCGGCGGCCTGCTGGGTCGGCCGACGCCACGGCAGCTTCTTCCTCCCCGCGGGCGCCGCGCTGCTCTCGCTCGGGACCCTGCTCGGGTGGGGCGTCGCGCACGTGCCCGAGACGCCGCTCGAGGTCTGGAAGCTCGCCGGCCTCGCGCTCGCGGTCGGCGCGGTCTTCCACGTCAACGCGGAGCTCCGACGGGACGCGGCCCCCGGCTGGGTGCCGGCCGCGACCTTCCACATCGGCGGGCTCGTCGTGCTCGCGCTCAGCGCGGCCTGGGTCGACGACGCCGGGCCCTGGCCCTGGCTCGCCATCTGGGGCGCGCTCAGCGTGTTCGTCGCGCGCCTCGCCCACCGGGGGGAGCGGGCCAAGCTCCAGCTCGCGTCGGCCGTGCTCGGCGCGGTCGGTCTCGGCAGCGCGCTCGCGGCGCAGGCGGGGCGCGACGGGCAGCCCGACGCCGCGCTCTACCTCGGCTTGCTCGCGGGCGCGGCCCTGCTGATGCAGCTCGGCGGGCTCTTCCGCCGGGCCCCCGAGGCGCGCGCGATGGGCGACCACGCCGCGGCCGCGTTCGCGCTCCTCGGCCTGGCCTTCGTGCCCGCGCTCGCCTGGCGCGAGGTCGCGGGGCAACACCTGTTCCTGTATCTCGCGACGGGCGCGCTCGCGCTCCTCGCGCTGCTCGTCGCGGCGCGCCGTGCGAGCGGGCTCTGGATGATCGCGACGCTCGTGGTCACCGCGCTCGCGCACCAGTCGTGGCTCGCGTCCCAGACGGGGCCGGTCGATCTCGTGGGCATGGGCGTCTTCGCCGCGCTCTTCGCGCTCGCGCCGGTCTTCGCGCCCCGCGCGCTGCGGGAGCAGGCCTGGGCGTGGCGCACGGCCGCGCTCGCGGGCCCGCTCTACCTGATCGGGCTGCGGCACGCGTGGCTCGAGGTGCTCGGCCCGAGCGCGATCGGCCTACTCGCCCTCGGCCTCGCGGCGCTCTCCATCGGCGCGGCGACGGCGGTGCGCGCGCGCGGCCCCGAGGCGAAGGGCGCGCGTCGCGTGGCGATGGTCTGGCTCACCGCGAGCGCGGCGGGCTTCGTCACGCTCGCCATCCCGCTCCAGCTCTCGAACGAGTGGATCACGGTCGGCTGGGCCCTCGAGGCGCTCGCGCTGACCGCGCTCTGGCGCCGCTTCGACCACACCGGCCTGAAGTACCTCGCGCTCGGCCTCGGCTCGGCGGTGATGGTGCGGCTGCTGATGAACCCCTACGTGCTCGACTACCACCCGAAGAGCGCGCTGCCCGTGCTCGGCTGGCTGACCTACACGTACCTGGTCCCGGCCGTCTGCCTGCTCGGCGTGTGGTTCCTGCTGCGCACCGAGGAGGTCTCGCGGCGGCGCACCTGGGAGCGCTCCATCCTGGGCGAGAAGCTCCCCTTGCTCGCCAACTACGCCGCGACCGGCGCGCTCCTGCTCGTGTTCGCCTGGATCAACCTGACGATCTTCGAGTACTTCGCGCCCGGCAGCGAGCTGGTGATCCCCTTCGATCGCCTGCCCGCGCGGGACCTCACGCTCTCGATCGCGTGGGCCCTCTACGCGCTCGTCCTGCTCGCGCTCGGCATGTGGCGGCAGAGCACCGCGCTCCGCGTGACGAGCCTCGCGCTCATCCTGGGCACGAGCGGCAAGGTCTTCCTCTACGACCTCGCCCACCTCGGGGACCTCTACCGCGTGGCGTCCCTCGCCGGGCTCGCCATCTCCCTGATCGTCATCTCGCTCGCCTACCAGCGTTTCGTCTTTCGTCGCCAGACCCCCGAGGAGGCCCGATGA
- a CDS encoding DUF3999 family protein, whose protein sequence is MRSALSALLCLLSFPLSASAQSPHDPARLFPREAPVQASANRPMRLPLPAEVLTATQGDLSDLRLHDASGFDVPYLIDSGARPEPHPTSFDVEPLSITRRVVRGDSLIAQWEEVLEVAVPGDAPPEGRWRLWIDSGAADFVRAITVTRLDEDARVELAQATVFRLPEPVRERLFVDLPADAMRAGARLEVRLSGEGGYIEPTLRFTAHRGATAPPVHRIPLTEMGVRTTGGSTFVELARPAGLVPDRIVLRTDTGSFHRRVRVYDVQQGRAPVEIAATDVFRVREIAGAEQLEIDLRRARGERLRLEIVDGDSPPLSGLSVTAEVRAPALIFDPLASELWLRFGGGRARAPSYDLQRLSGTRLGAQLLDAADGLPVATLGEIRDNPRFDDGPALAFAMRPGRAPDVATFTHVAPVEVRGAREGLSRLRLPPSVLAAAREDLADLRVIDAEGRQWPYVRSPTDSVDLVDAEIRRAAEDDRSSHYTILPPAAPARVDAIVLHTDAPYLARDYVLWAVRDGEERFVVERGHLERAPNDAAPLRLALPTTRADRFELEIIDGSDAPITLDRVSLSLPSPTLFLAAPDGDYRLLAGDARAEPPVYEIAEATDLLLAVRAADAEVGAARANAAHVVPAWWEGADAHTWILWAVLLLAVVVLGFLTLRLAGAADADAPPAASSGTPADAEPEAAGEDEEAGDEAGGDEPPPSAPGGGGDGPASF, encoded by the coding sequence ATGAGGTCCGCCCTTTCCGCGTTGCTGTGTCTGCTCTCGTTTCCCCTGAGCGCGTCCGCGCAGTCGCCGCACGACCCGGCGCGCCTCTTCCCGCGTGAGGCGCCCGTGCAGGCGAGCGCCAACCGGCCGATGCGCCTGCCGCTGCCGGCCGAGGTGCTGACCGCGACGCAGGGGGACCTCAGCGACCTGAGGCTCCACGACGCGTCCGGGTTCGACGTCCCGTATCTCATCGACAGCGGCGCGCGACCGGAGCCGCACCCGACGAGCTTCGACGTCGAGCCCCTGTCGATCACGCGCCGCGTGGTGCGAGGCGACTCGCTGATCGCGCAGTGGGAGGAGGTGCTCGAGGTGGCGGTGCCCGGCGACGCGCCGCCCGAGGGCCGCTGGCGGCTCTGGATCGACTCGGGCGCGGCCGACTTCGTTCGCGCGATCACGGTGACGCGCCTGGACGAGGACGCGCGCGTCGAGCTGGCGCAGGCCACGGTCTTCCGGCTGCCCGAGCCGGTGCGCGAGCGGCTCTTCGTGGACCTGCCCGCCGACGCGATGCGGGCCGGCGCGCGCCTCGAGGTGCGGCTGTCGGGGGAGGGCGGCTACATCGAGCCGACGCTCCGCTTCACCGCGCACCGAGGCGCCACCGCGCCGCCCGTGCATCGCATCCCGCTGACCGAGATGGGCGTGCGCACGACCGGGGGCTCCACCTTCGTCGAGCTGGCGCGCCCCGCGGGCCTCGTGCCCGACCGGATCGTGCTGCGCACCGACACGGGCAGCTTCCATCGCCGCGTGCGCGTCTACGACGTGCAGCAGGGGCGCGCGCCGGTGGAGATCGCGGCCACCGACGTCTTCCGCGTGCGGGAGATCGCGGGGGCCGAGCAGCTCGAGATCGATCTGCGGCGCGCGCGCGGCGAGCGGCTCCGGCTCGAGATCGTCGACGGCGACAGCCCCCCGCTGAGCGGGCTCTCCGTCACGGCCGAGGTGCGGGCCCCCGCGCTCATCTTCGATCCGCTCGCCTCCGAGCTCTGGCTGCGCTTCGGCGGCGGTCGGGCGCGCGCGCCGAGCTACGATCTGCAGCGCCTGAGCGGCACGCGGCTGGGCGCGCAGCTCCTCGACGCCGCCGACGGCCTGCCCGTGGCGACCCTGGGCGAGATCCGGGACAACCCCCGCTTCGACGACGGCCCGGCCCTCGCGTTCGCGATGCGCCCCGGTCGCGCGCCGGACGTCGCCACCTTCACGCACGTCGCGCCGGTGGAGGTGCGCGGCGCGCGCGAGGGGCTCAGCCGCCTGCGCCTGCCGCCCAGCGTGCTCGCCGCGGCGCGGGAGGATCTCGCGGACCTCCGGGTGATCGACGCCGAGGGGCGGCAGTGGCCCTACGTCCGCTCGCCCACCGACAGCGTCGACCTGGTGGACGCCGAGATCCGGCGGGCCGCCGAGGACGATCGGAGCTCGCACTACACGATCCTCCCGCCCGCCGCGCCGGCTCGCGTCGACGCGATCGTGCTCCACACCGACGCGCCGTACCTCGCGCGCGACTACGTGCTGTGGGCGGTGCGCGACGGGGAAGAGCGCTTCGTGGTGGAGCGCGGGCACCTCGAGCGCGCCCCGAACGACGCGGCGCCGCTGCGGCTCGCGCTGCCCACCACGCGCGCCGACCGGTTCGAGCTCGAGATCATCGACGGCAGCGACGCCCCGATCACGCTCGACCGCGTCTCGCTCTCGCTGCCCAGCCCGACCCTCTTCCTCGCCGCGCCCGACGGCGACTACCGCCTGCTCGCGGGCGACGCGCGCGCGGAGCCGCCGGTCTACGAGATCGCGGAGGCGACCGATCTGCTGCTCGCGGTCCGGGCCGCGGACGCCGAGGTCGGCGCCGCGCGCGCCAACGCGGCCCACGTGGTGCCCGCGTGGTGGGAGGGGGCCGACGCGCACACGTGGATCCTGTGGGCGGTGCTCCTGCTGGCGGTCGTCGTGCTCGGGTTTTTGACCCTCCGCCTGGCGGGGGCGGCCGACGCCGACGCGCCCCCTGCCGCCAGCTCGGGCACCCCGGCCGACGCGGAGCCGGAGGCGGCGGGCGAAGACGAAGAGGCAGGTGACGAAGCGGGAGGCGACGAGCCGCCCCCGTCCGCGCCCGGAGGGGGCGGAGACGGGCCCGCGTCGTTCTGA
- a CDS encoding sigma-70 family RNA polymerase sigma factor codes for MAVAAEDVELVVSLARGDREALGELYDRHGAPMLALGMKLLRDRGEAQEILHDVFLEAWKHAGDYDPSRGAVRTWLMLRMRSRCLDRIKSAARSRTSSAGEQLERVVGAAPAAAADHTDAQRVHGALAELPDDQRKVLELGYFAGLSCSEMAEELSIPIGTVKSRMHAAMKKLRATFSAGRLEG; via the coding sequence ATGGCCGTCGCCGCCGAAGACGTGGAGCTGGTCGTCTCGCTCGCGCGAGGGGACCGCGAGGCCCTGGGCGAGCTGTACGACCGCCACGGCGCCCCCATGCTCGCGCTGGGCATGAAGCTCCTGCGCGACCGGGGCGAGGCGCAGGAGATCCTCCACGACGTCTTCCTCGAGGCGTGGAAGCACGCCGGCGACTACGACCCTTCGCGCGGCGCGGTCCGGACCTGGCTGATGCTGCGCATGCGCTCCCGCTGCCTCGACCGGATCAAGTCGGCGGCCCGGAGCCGGACCTCCTCGGCCGGCGAGCAGCTCGAGCGCGTCGTCGGCGCGGCGCCCGCCGCGGCCGCGGACCACACCGACGCGCAGCGCGTGCACGGCGCGCTGGCCGAGCTCCCCGACGACCAGCGCAAGGTCCTCGAGCTGGGCTACTTCGCGGGGCTGAGCTGCTCGGAGATGGCCGAGGAGCTGTCGATCCCGATCGGCACCGTGAAGTCCCGCATGCACGCGGCGATGAAGAAGCTGCGCGCCACGTTCAGCGCGGGGAGACTCGAAGGATGA
- a CDS encoding cupin domain-containing protein has protein sequence MSHWEKELIDGFLADVPEDGVDALVSALSESSALGESPASPPSDLRARLLGAARHEGRFARFAAQVAELLDIDEGKANALLDGIAVPDNWYDSPIEPIRLYDLEGGPKVQAAIRGFVSMPAGSAFPEHEHLGTEHVLVVQGSFEDSSGAVHHPGDVVRMEGGTSHAFTVRPGPDLVYMFVGQGGVKIGDMVFGPDTPDL, from the coding sequence GTGAGCCACTGGGAAAAAGAGCTGATCGACGGGTTCCTGGCCGACGTGCCGGAGGACGGCGTCGATGCGCTCGTGAGCGCGCTGAGCGAGAGCAGCGCCCTCGGTGAGAGCCCTGCGTCCCCGCCGTCGGACCTCCGCGCGCGCCTCCTCGGCGCCGCCCGCCACGAGGGCCGCTTCGCCCGCTTCGCCGCGCAGGTGGCGGAGCTGCTCGACATCGACGAGGGCAAGGCGAACGCGCTCCTCGACGGAATCGCGGTGCCCGACAACTGGTACGACTCGCCCATCGAGCCGATCCGCCTCTACGACCTCGAGGGCGGCCCGAAGGTGCAGGCCGCCATCCGCGGCTTCGTGAGCATGCCCGCCGGATCCGCCTTTCCGGAGCACGAGCACCTCGGCACCGAGCACGTGCTCGTGGTGCAGGGATCGTTCGAGGACTCGAGCGGCGCCGTGCATCACCCGGGTGACGTGGTGCGCATGGAGGGGGGCACGTCGCACGCGTTCACCGTCCGCCCCGGCCCCGACCTCGTCTACATGTTCGTCGGCCAGGGCGGCGTGAAGATCGGCGACATGGTCTTCGGCCCCGACACGCCCGACCTGTAG
- a CDS encoding GFA family protein produces MTDEAAHVFEGGCHCGAVRLRVVARALEALDCNCSICCKKGFLHLIVPREDFTLLTDEAALAEYRFGTRTARHLFCRRCGVHPFYIPRSHPDRVDVNVRCLEPPALDRFTVVPFDGLRWEESVDAIR; encoded by the coding sequence GTGACCGACGAGGCCGCGCACGTCTTCGAGGGCGGCTGCCACTGCGGGGCGGTGCGGCTGCGGGTCGTCGCCCGCGCGCTGGAGGCGCTCGACTGCAATTGCTCGATCTGCTGCAAGAAAGGCTTCCTGCACCTGATCGTGCCGCGCGAGGACTTCACCCTGCTGACCGACGAGGCCGCGCTCGCCGAGTACCGGTTCGGGACCCGGACGGCGCGCCACCTGTTCTGCAGGCGCTGCGGCGTGCACCCCTTCTACATCCCCCGCAGCCACCCCGACCGCGTCGACGTGAACGTGCGCTGCCTCGAGCCGCCCGCCCTCGATCGCTTCACGGTGGTGCCCTTCGACGGTCTGCGGTGGGAGGAGAGCGTGGACGCCATCCGCTGA
- the mutH gene encoding DNA mismatch repair endonuclease MutH has translation MEAPRDEDELLDRARALGGRTFVEVARELEVPLPPDPRRAKGFVGQLVERALGGACDSAPRPDFPRLGIELKTLPIDARGRVRESTFVCSTPLGDAAETEWVSSRVRHKLGRVLWLTLEADPSVSHGRRRFGAAFLWSPDAKEEALLREDWTELMGLVGAGAVETIDATRGQVLQLRPKGANASQRTVAYDADGAPFLAPPRGFYLRARFTASLLERAGLWVRA, from the coding sequence ATGGAGGCGCCGCGCGACGAGGACGAGCTGCTCGACCGGGCCCGCGCGCTCGGCGGCCGGACCTTCGTCGAGGTGGCGCGTGAGCTCGAGGTGCCGCTCCCGCCCGACCCGCGCCGGGCCAAGGGCTTCGTCGGGCAGCTCGTCGAGCGCGCGCTCGGCGGCGCGTGTGACAGCGCGCCGCGGCCGGACTTCCCGCGCCTCGGCATCGAGCTCAAGACGCTCCCCATCGACGCCCGCGGTCGCGTCCGCGAGAGCACCTTCGTCTGCAGCACGCCGCTCGGCGACGCGGCCGAGACCGAGTGGGTCTCGAGCCGGGTGCGGCACAAGCTCGGGCGCGTGCTCTGGCTGACCCTCGAGGCCGATCCGTCGGTGTCACACGGCCGGCGCCGCTTCGGGGCCGCGTTCCTGTGGTCGCCCGACGCGAAGGAGGAGGCGCTGCTGCGAGAAGACTGGACGGAGCTGATGGGGCTCGTCGGCGCGGGCGCGGTCGAGACCATCGACGCGACGCGCGGGCAGGTGCTGCAGCTCCGTCCCAAGGGCGCGAACGCCTCCCAGCGGACGGTGGCCTACGACGCCGACGGCGCGCCCTTCCTCGCCCCGCCCCGCGGCTTCTATCTCCGCGCGCGCTTCACCGCGTCCCTGCTCGAGCGGGCTGGCCTCTGGGTGCGCGCGTGA
- a CDS encoding ATP-binding protein encodes MAPQVFTASDLNALNLLGRPVWVFDLDRGATFWANTGALSLFAADSVEHLRARQTKDPMSEGMRRRLENYRARFEAGEAVEERWTFYPEGRGAVPAWCRCSGIRIDDGAGARLAMLVEANPIEDDSLGASEARLVEALRHCNELISLHRLDGAAVVRNPAAEHALGPVEGAALADVFLDEGALREGVQLAREGGVFRRELPIATRQGPAWHDTELRRVVDPITAEPALLVVQHDVTARRESEERLREARTDAEAASKAKSSFLAVMSHELRTPMMGVLAAAELLRESDLDPDQREALEMVFAAGRQMVGQIEDVLDISRIEAGRIRLQLAPTDVRALLVETLRPFLDAVERKSLTLTQAVDASVPRRVQTDRRRLAQIIGNLVTNAIKFTDEGAIDVRVGATPLEGARLQLSLSVSDSGVGMDPSQAHRLFAAFAQADSSVSRSRDGAGLGLHIVKSLAEVLGGRVRVETALGEGSTFRVILPMEAAPASDNPSAPTHPKAKLALRVLVADDNTLNRRALVRMLRRWGCEVQQASDGAEALRVAEASPPDVILMDVWMPGVDGPTATRRLRARVDALARTPVFALTADAFYLEDEGEESPFDRFLHKPVDWDLLYEALRGVAG; translated from the coding sequence ATGGCGCCCCAGGTCTTCACCGCGAGCGACCTGAACGCGCTGAACCTCCTCGGACGCCCCGTGTGGGTCTTCGACCTCGACCGGGGCGCCACGTTCTGGGCGAACACGGGAGCGCTGAGCCTCTTCGCGGCCGACTCGGTGGAGCACCTCCGGGCGCGCCAGACGAAGGACCCGATGAGCGAGGGCATGCGACGCCGCCTCGAGAACTACCGCGCTCGGTTCGAAGCGGGCGAGGCGGTGGAGGAGCGCTGGACGTTCTACCCCGAAGGCCGAGGCGCCGTGCCGGCGTGGTGCCGCTGCTCCGGGATCCGCATCGACGACGGCGCGGGCGCGCGCCTGGCGATGCTCGTCGAGGCGAACCCCATCGAGGACGACTCGCTGGGCGCGAGCGAGGCGCGCCTCGTCGAGGCGCTGAGGCACTGCAACGAGCTCATCTCGCTGCACCGCCTCGACGGGGCGGCGGTCGTCCGGAACCCGGCCGCCGAGCACGCCCTCGGTCCGGTGGAGGGCGCGGCGCTGGCCGACGTCTTCCTCGACGAGGGCGCGCTGCGGGAGGGCGTGCAGCTCGCGCGCGAGGGGGGCGTGTTCCGACGCGAGCTGCCGATCGCGACCCGGCAGGGTCCCGCGTGGCACGACACGGAGCTGCGTCGGGTCGTCGATCCGATCACCGCCGAGCCGGCCCTGCTGGTCGTGCAGCACGACGTCACGGCGCGGCGGGAGTCGGAGGAGCGCCTGCGCGAGGCGCGCACGGACGCCGAGGCGGCGAGCAAGGCGAAGTCGTCGTTCCTGGCCGTGATGAGCCACGAGCTGCGCACGCCGATGATGGGCGTGCTCGCCGCGGCCGAGCTGCTGCGCGAGAGCGACCTCGACCCCGACCAGCGCGAGGCCCTCGAGATGGTCTTCGCCGCCGGCCGACAGATGGTCGGGCAGATCGAGGACGTCCTGGACATCTCCCGCATCGAGGCGGGTCGGATACGGCTGCAGCTCGCGCCGACCGACGTGCGCGCCTTGCTCGTCGAGACGCTGCGGCCGTTCCTGGACGCGGTGGAGCGCAAGTCCCTCACCCTCACCCAGGCCGTGGACGCCTCCGTCCCGCGTCGCGTCCAGACCGACCGGCGCCGCCTCGCGCAGATCATCGGCAACCTCGTGACCAACGCCATCAAGTTCACCGACGAGGGCGCGATCGACGTGCGCGTCGGCGCGACGCCGCTCGAGGGCGCGCGCCTGCAGCTGAGCCTCTCGGTCAGCGACAGCGGCGTGGGCATGGATCCGTCCCAGGCGCATCGCCTCTTCGCCGCGTTCGCGCAGGCCGACTCCTCGGTGTCCCGCAGCCGCGATGGAGCCGGGCTCGGGCTGCACATCGTCAAGTCGCTCGCCGAGGTCCTCGGGGGCCGGGTCCGCGTGGAGACCGCGCTCGGCGAGGGCTCGACCTTCCGGGTGATCCTGCCGATGGAGGCCGCGCCCGCGTCGGACAACCCCAGCGCGCCGACCCACCCCAAGGCGAAGCTCGCCCTCCGCGTGCTCGTCGCCGACGACAACACGCTGAACCGCCGCGCGCTGGTTCGAATGCTGCGGCGGTGGGGCTGCGAGGTGCAGCAGGCGTCCGACGGAGCGGAGGCGCTGCGCGTGGCCGAGGCCAGCCCCCCGGACGTCATCCTGATGGATGTCTGGATGCCGGGCGTGGACGGGCCCACCGCGACGCGGCGCCTGCGCGCCCGGGTCGACGCGCTCGCCCGCACGCCCGTGTTCGCGCTGACGGCCGACGCGTTCTACCTGGAGGACGAAGGCGAAGAGAGCCCCTTCGACCGCTTCCTCCACAAGCCGGTGGACTGGGACCTGCTCTACGAGGCGCTGCGCGGCGTGGCCGGCTGA
- a CDS encoding crotonase/enoyl-CoA hydratase family protein, whose amino-acid sequence MELTTMGYEVTGRVARITLDRPSRGNGINFAMPRELEACVERADLDPAVHVIALAGNGKGFCGGYDLVASAEQNMDGLDEGAPEGSPLDPRVQARNHTPGETWDPMVDFQMMRRNVRGFMSLFHADKPVVCKVHGFCVAGGTDMALCSDLLVIADDAKIGYPPARVWGVPTTAVWAHRIGIEKAKRLLFTGDCLNGKEAAAWGLAIESAPPEALDERFESLLQRIARVPVNQLVMHKKLLNQTVVAQGLYGTQALGVLFDGVARHTPEGYAFASRAQEEGFKAAVRSRDEPFGDPGPSTFKG is encoded by the coding sequence ATGGAGCTGACCACCATGGGCTACGAGGTGACCGGAAGGGTCGCCCGGATCACCCTCGACCGCCCCTCGCGCGGGAACGGGATCAACTTCGCGATGCCGCGGGAGCTCGAGGCGTGCGTGGAGCGCGCCGACCTCGACCCCGCCGTGCACGTCATCGCGCTGGCGGGGAACGGCAAGGGCTTCTGCGGCGGCTACGACCTGGTCGCGAGCGCCGAGCAGAACATGGACGGGCTCGACGAAGGCGCGCCGGAGGGCTCACCCCTCGACCCCCGGGTCCAGGCCCGGAACCACACCCCCGGGGAGACCTGGGACCCGATGGTGGACTTCCAGATGATGCGCCGGAACGTGCGGGGCTTCATGAGCCTCTTCCACGCCGACAAGCCAGTCGTCTGCAAGGTCCACGGCTTCTGCGTGGCCGGGGGCACCGACATGGCGCTCTGCAGCGATCTGCTCGTGATCGCCGACGACGCGAAGATCGGCTACCCGCCGGCCCGCGTCTGGGGCGTGCCGACGACCGCGGTCTGGGCGCACCGGATCGGCATCGAGAAGGCGAAGCGGCTGCTCTTCACCGGCGACTGCCTGAACGGCAAGGAGGCCGCCGCGTGGGGCCTCGCCATCGAGAGCGCGCCCCCGGAGGCGCTCGACGAGCGCTTCGAGAGCCTGCTCCAGCGCATCGCGCGGGTTCCGGTCAACCAGCTGGTGATGCACAAGAAGCTCCTCAACCAGACGGTGGTGGCCCAGGGGCTCTACGGCACGCAGGCGCTCGGGGTGCTCTTCGACGGCGTCGCCCGCCACACCCCCGAGGGATACGCGTTCGCCAGCCGGGCCCAGGAGGAGGGCTTCAAGGCCGCCGTCCGGTCGCGTGACGAGCCCTTCGGCGACCCGGGGCCGAGCACGTTCAAGGGTTGA